The following coding sequences lie in one Arabidopsis thaliana chromosome 3, partial sequence genomic window:
- a CDS encoding Ferritin/ribonucleotide reductase-like family protein (Ferritin/ribonucleotide reductase-like family protein; FUNCTIONS IN: hydrolase activity, acting on glycosyl bonds, oxidoreductase activity, ferric iron binding, binding, transition metal ion binding; INVOLVED IN: oxidation reduction, cellular iron ion homeostasis, iron ion transport; EXPRESSED IN: 22 plant structures; EXPRESSED DURING: 13 growth stages; CONTAINS InterPro DOMAIN/s: Ferritin, N-terminal (InterPro:IPR001519), Ferritin-related (InterPro:IPR012347), Ferritin-like (InterPro:IPR009040), Ferritin/ribonucleotide reductase-like (InterPro:IPR009078), Ferritin/Dps protein (InterPro:IPR008331); BEST Arabidopsis thaliana protein match is: Glycosyl hydrolase family 85 (TAIR:AT3G11040.1); Has 1243 Blast hits to 1221 proteins in 219 species: Archae - 0; Bacteria - 0; Metazoa - 897; Fungi - 1; Plants - 321; Viruses - 0; Other Eukaryotes - 24 (source: NCBI BLink).), producing MLLYLLKRNNVSAAMFAPGWVYETAQQPNFNSAQNKWWSLVEKSCGIVQTIHKSSLFTRISIRALVTMFHSKVSNSQIVAFSFILHRCPMVQHFCQSLQPLLELNEDNKDVIQATLDTREASFNGGDYITFRGKLEGDAYFTTRLFKSHLHLSSSPITISFSVTSDETSKHGILLSFSSPSHETKSILVSRQESICRFNNMFLQCLATSAQTVSEWTVQETSLVLDDHVQYQQKPETLLPASPLVIEAHNMELVPGYSGSKSLRVKLEWRQKDLEDSAFPRYNVYAENVKSTDLRPRKVLEKPRSETVFLGVAHVPSYYIAELVVESDVKGVRFVFKPVLKMLRFTYHGGAGRNRNCHFLLSMILLVGIDVEYNVSYVYHALDAYIERDNVGLKGFTKFFNDSSLEERGYAEKFMEYQMHCLRWSLH from the exons ATGCTGCTCTATTTGCTGAAGAGAAACAATGTGTCAGCTGCCATGTTTGCTCCTGGATGGGTATATGAGACTGCACAACAACCCAATTTTAATTCGGCTCAGAATAA ATGGTGGTCACTTGTCGAGAAGTCATGTGGAATAGTCCAAACTATCCACAAGTCTTCCCTTTTTACTCGGATTTCAATCAG GGCTTTGGTTACCATGTTTCACTCCAAGGTCTCCAACAGTCAGATTGttgcttttagttttattCTTCACAGATGCCCCATGGTACAACATTTCTGCCAAAGTCTTCAG CCTCTCCTAGAACTCAATGAAGACAACAAGGATGTCATTCAGGCCACTCTTGA TACTCGAGAGGCATCTTTTAACGGAGGAGACTACATCACTTTTAGAGGAAAACTCGAGGGAGATGCGTATTTCACAACAAGGCTCTTCAAATCCCATCTTCATCTTTCATCTTCCCCCATCACAATTTCTTTCTCT GTGACATCAGATGAAACCTCTAAACATGGAATCCtgctttctttctcatctccATCACACGAGACGAAATCCATTCTCGTTTCACGACAAGAATCCATCTGTAGATTCAACAACATGTTCTTACAGTGTCTCGCCACGTCAGCGCAGACTGTATCCGAGTGGACAGTACAGGAGACAAGCCTTGTCCTGGATG ATCATGTTCAGTACCAGCAGAAACCCGAGACTTTACTTCCGGCATCACCGTTGGTCATTGAAGCTCATAACATGGAGCTTGTACCCGGTTATTCTGGTTCCAAGAGCCTCAGGGTTAAGCTAGAATGGAGACAGAAAGACCTTGAAGATTCTGCATTCCCAAGGTACAATGTGTATGCGGAGAATGTAAAGTCTACTGATCTAAGACCGAGGAAGGTTCTAGAGAAGCCGAGAAGCGAAACAGTGTTTCTCGGAGTCGCTCACGTACCATCCTATTACATAGCAGAACTGGTGGTAGAATCAGACGTGAAAGGAGTCCGCTTTGTGTTCAAGCCTGTGCTAAAGATG CTACGATTCACTTATCATGGTGGGGCTGGTCGGAATCGCAATTGTCATTTCTTGCTTTCAATGATTTTGCTTGTGGGAATCGA CGTGGAGTACAATGTCTCCTATGTCTACCATGCCCTAGATGCCTACATCGAGAGAGACAATGTCGGCTTGAAAGGTTTCACCAA GTTCTTTAACGATTCAAGTCTTGAAGAACGAGGTTATGCTGAGAAGTTTATGGAGTATCAGATGCATTGTTTG CGATGGAGCTTGCACTGA
- a CDS encoding glycosyltransferase family protein (DUF23) (Domain of unknown function (DUF23); FUNCTIONS IN: molecular_function unknown; INVOLVED IN: biological_process unknown; LOCATED IN: endomembrane system; CONTAINS InterPro DOMAIN/s: Protein of unknown function DUF23 (InterPro:IPR008166); BEST Arabidopsis thaliana protein match is: Domain of unknown function (DUF23) (TAIR:AT5G48190.1); Has 100 Blast hits to 100 proteins in 11 species: Archae - 0; Bacteria - 0; Metazoa - 0; Fungi - 0; Plants - 100; Viruses - 0; Other Eukaryotes - 0 (source: NCBI BLink).) has product MTKWMFFFDVDEFLHVPVKETISSVMESLEEYFQFTIELMPMSSRVCYSGDGPARTYRKWGIEKLAYRDVKKVPRRDRKYAVQPENVFAIGVHMSQNLQGKT; this is encoded by the exons ATGACGAAGTGGATGTTCTTCTTTGATGTTGATGAGTTTTTACATGTTCCGGTGAAAGAGACGATTTCGTCTGTGATGGAATCTTTGGAGGAATATTTTCAGTTTACTATTGAACTGATGCCTATGAGTAGTCGGGTTTGTTATTCCGGTGATGGCCCGGCCAGAACTTACAG AAAATGGGGAATTGAGAAACTGGCATATAGAGACGTCAAGAAGGTTCCAAGACGGGATCGGAAATACGCGGTCCAGCCGGAGAATGTATTCGCGATAGGCGTACACATGTCTCAGAATCTACAAGGGAAGACATAG
- a CDS encoding Ferritin/ribonucleotide reductase-like family protein (Ferritin/ribonucleotide reductase-like family protein; FUNCTIONS IN: hydrolase activity, acting on glycosyl bonds, oxidoreductase activity, ferric iron binding, binding, transition metal ion binding; INVOLVED IN: oxidation reduction, cellular iron ion homeostasis, iron ion transport; EXPRESSED IN: 22 plant structures; EXPRESSED DURING: 13 growth stages; CONTAINS InterPro DOMAIN/s: Ferritin, N-terminal (InterPro:IPR001519), Ferritin-related (InterPro:IPR012347), Ferritin, conserved site (InterPro:IPR014034), Ferritin/ribonucleotide reductase-like (InterPro:IPR009078), Ferritin/Dps protein (InterPro:IPR008331); BEST Arabidopsis thaliana protein match is: Glycosyl hydrolase family 85 (TAIR:AT3G11040.1).), with product MFSTFLSKHLNNKYYESDSTREASFNGGDYITFRGKLEGDAYFTTRLFKSHLHLSSSPITISFSVTSDETSKHGILLSFSSPSHETKSILVSRQESICRFNNMFLQCLATSAQTVSEWTVQETSLVLDDHVQYQQKPETLLPASPLVIEAHNMELVPGYSGSKSLRVKLEWRQKDLEDSAFPRYNVYAENVKSTDLRPRKVLEKPRSETVFLGVAHVPSYYIAELVVESDVKGVRFVFKPVLKMLRFTYHGGAGRNRNCHFLLSMILLVGIDVEYNVSYVYHALDAYIERDNVGLKVYGVSDALFAMELALTLEKLINEKLLKLQSVRTLSFYQLFHH from the exons atgtTTTCGACATTTCTGAGCAAACATTTAAACAATAAGTACTATGAGTCTGATAGTACTCGAGAGGCATCTTTTAACGGAGGAGACTACATCACTTTTAGAGGAAAACTCGAGGGAGATGCGTATTTCACAACAAGGCTCTTCAAATCCCATCTTCATCTTTCATCTTCCCCCATCACAATTTCTTTCTCT GTGACATCAGATGAAACCTCTAAACATGGAATCCtgctttctttctcatctccATCACACGAGACGAAATCCATTCTCGTTTCACGACAAGAATCCATCTGTAGATTCAACAACATGTTCTTACAGTGTCTCGCCACGTCAGCGCAGACTGTATCCGAGTGGACAGTACAGGAGACAAGCCTTGTCCTGGATG ATCATGTTCAGTACCAGCAGAAACCCGAGACTTTACTTCCGGCATCACCGTTGGTCATTGAAGCTCATAACATGGAGCTTGTACCCGGTTATTCTGGTTCCAAGAGCCTCAGGGTTAAGCTAGAATGGAGACAGAAAGACCTTGAAGATTCTGCATTCCCAAGGTACAATGTGTATGCGGAGAATGTAAAGTCTACTGATCTAAGACCGAGGAAGGTTCTAGAGAAGCCGAGAAGCGAAACAGTGTTTCTCGGAGTCGCTCACGTACCATCCTATTACATAGCAGAACTGGTGGTAGAATCAGACGTGAAAGGAGTCCGCTTTGTGTTCAAGCCTGTGCTAAAGATG CTACGATTCACTTATCATGGTGGGGCTGGTCGGAATCGCAATTGTCATTTCTTGCTTTCAATGATTTTGCTTGTGGGAATCGA CGTGGAGTACAATGTCTCCTATGTCTACCATGCCCTAGATGCCTACATCGAGAGAGACAATGTCGGCTTGAAAG TTTATGGAGTATCAGATGCATTGTTTG CGATGGAGCTTGCACTGACTTTGGAGAAACTTATTAATGAAAAGCTTCTGAAGTTACAAAGTGTAAGGACCTTATCTTTTTATCAATTATTTCATCATTAA